The Streptomyces achromogenes genome window below encodes:
- a CDS encoding nitrate reductase subunit alpha has translation MENDQNARQRESSGAQTWPLAARRLLTRREVSADGRAVFGTGDAKWEGFYRDRWSHDKVVRSTHGVNCTGSCSWMVYVKDGIITWEHQATDYPSIGTDCPEYEPRGCPRGASFSWYTYSPSRVRYPYVRGELLKLWREARKRLGDPVAAWAEITSDPAKARAYKKARGKGGLVRADWDEVSELVAAAQVHTVKAYGPDRVAGFSPIPAMSMASFAAGARFMSLIGGTLLSFYDWYADLPIASPQVFGDQTDVPEAADWWNAGYLIMWGSNIPVTRTPDAHFLTETRYNGTKVVAVSPDYADNVKHADEWVAPHPGTDGALAMAMGHVILREFLVDREVPYFQDYLRKFTDAPFLVTLREHERGLVPDGFLTAADLGHDTEHAESKTVLLDGATGEPVVPGGSLGFRWGEAGRGRWNLDLGDVVPELTLMERAEDTVAVALPRFDEGSTEGGSVMVRGVPVRRIGERLVTTVFDLMLAQYGVQRPGLPGSWPSSYEDASQPYTPAWQETITSVPAEQAARIAREFARNAERTNGRSMIAMGAGTNHWFHSDTIYRAFLALTTMTGCQGVNGGGWAHYVGQEKVRPVTGQQHLSFAFDWQRPTRHMAGTSYWYLNSDQWRYEAFGPDELASPLGKGQFAGKGFADCLAQAVRLGWTPGHPGFNRNPLDLTDEAAAAGRPVAEHIVDELKAGRLRFAVEDPDDPANFPRVLTVWRANLLGSSGKGNEYFLRHLLGTDAAVRSEETPPEGRPKEVVWREEAPEGKLDLLVTMDFRMTSTGLLSDVVLPAATWYEKDDLSSTDMHPFVHAFTPAIAPPWQARTDYDTFLTIADRFSELAAEHLGTRTDVLAVPLLHDTPDELAQPGGVVRDWKSGECEPIPGKTMPKLVVIERDYTAVAEKMRAVGPLLDTLGTTTKGITVHPDQEIDELRRRNGTVREGIAAGRPSLATASDMCEAILALSGTTNGRLATEGFREMERQTGSEGLVALASEREAERITFADTRTQPRSVITSYEWSGSETGGRRYSPFVINTEHKKPWHTLTGRQHFFVQHDWMTELGEQLPVYRPPLNTPRHYGDEQLHESGRAEVTVRYLTPHSKWSIHSNYQDNKYMLDLSRGGPVIWMSTADAEKIGVKDNEWIEAYNRNGVVAARAVVTHRMPEGTVYMYHAQDRNVNVPKTEVSGKRGGIHNSLTRLLLKPTHLAGGYAQFTYAFNYYGPTGNQRDEVTVIRRRSQQVEY, from the coding sequence ATGGAGAACGATCAGAACGCACGACAGCGCGAGTCGAGCGGCGCGCAGACCTGGCCGCTCGCGGCCCGGCGACTGCTCACCCGCCGCGAGGTGTCCGCCGACGGACGCGCCGTCTTCGGCACGGGCGACGCCAAGTGGGAGGGCTTCTACCGGGACCGCTGGTCGCACGACAAGGTGGTGCGCTCCACTCACGGGGTCAACTGCACCGGTTCCTGCTCGTGGATGGTGTACGTCAAGGACGGCATCATCACCTGGGAGCACCAGGCCACCGACTACCCGTCCATCGGCACGGACTGCCCCGAATACGAGCCGCGCGGCTGCCCGCGCGGAGCGTCGTTCTCCTGGTACACGTACTCGCCGAGCCGCGTCCGGTACCCGTATGTGCGCGGTGAGTTGCTGAAGCTGTGGCGCGAGGCCCGTAAGCGGCTCGGCGACCCGGTGGCGGCCTGGGCCGAGATCACGTCCGACCCGGCGAAGGCACGCGCCTACAAGAAGGCCCGCGGCAAGGGCGGTCTGGTGCGCGCCGACTGGGACGAGGTGAGCGAACTGGTCGCGGCCGCCCAGGTGCACACCGTCAAGGCGTACGGTCCCGACCGCGTCGCGGGTTTCTCCCCGATCCCGGCGATGTCGATGGCCTCGTTCGCGGCCGGCGCCCGCTTCATGTCGCTGATCGGCGGCACCCTGCTCTCCTTCTACGACTGGTACGCGGACCTGCCGATCGCCTCTCCGCAGGTCTTCGGTGACCAGACCGACGTACCGGAGGCCGCGGACTGGTGGAACGCGGGCTATCTGATCATGTGGGGTTCCAACATCCCCGTGACCCGTACGCCCGACGCGCACTTCCTCACCGAGACCCGCTACAACGGCACCAAGGTCGTCGCGGTGAGCCCCGACTACGCCGACAACGTCAAGCACGCCGACGAATGGGTCGCCCCGCACCCGGGCACGGACGGGGCGCTGGCGATGGCCATGGGCCACGTGATCCTGCGTGAGTTCCTCGTCGACCGTGAGGTGCCGTACTTCCAGGACTACCTGCGCAAGTTCACCGATGCCCCGTTCCTGGTGACCCTGCGCGAGCACGAGCGCGGTCTGGTCCCGGACGGATTCCTGACCGCCGCCGACCTCGGACACGACACGGAACACGCCGAGTCCAAGACGGTTCTCCTGGACGGGGCCACGGGCGAACCCGTGGTCCCCGGCGGCTCGCTCGGCTTCCGGTGGGGGGAGGCCGGGCGAGGCCGCTGGAATCTCGATCTAGGTGACGTCGTCCCCGAGTTGACCCTTATGGAGCGCGCGGAAGACACAGTGGCCGTGGCTCTGCCCCGCTTCGACGAGGGCAGCACGGAGGGCGGCTCGGTCATGGTGCGCGGGGTACCCGTACGCCGGATCGGCGAGCGCCTGGTCACCACGGTCTTCGACCTCATGCTCGCCCAGTACGGGGTACAGCGTCCCGGCCTCCCGGGCAGCTGGCCGTCGTCGTACGAGGACGCGTCGCAGCCCTACACCCCGGCCTGGCAGGAGACGATCACGTCCGTGCCGGCCGAGCAGGCAGCGCGCATCGCCCGGGAGTTCGCCCGCAACGCCGAGCGCACCAACGGCCGCTCGATGATCGCGATGGGGGCCGGCACCAACCACTGGTTCCACTCCGACACCATCTACCGCGCCTTCCTCGCGCTGACCACCATGACCGGCTGCCAGGGCGTCAACGGCGGCGGCTGGGCTCACTACGTCGGCCAGGAGAAGGTCCGCCCGGTCACCGGACAGCAGCACCTGTCGTTCGCCTTCGACTGGCAGCGGCCCACCCGGCACATGGCCGGCACCTCCTACTGGTACCTGAACTCCGACCAGTGGCGCTACGAGGCGTTCGGGCCCGACGAGCTGGCCTCCCCCCTCGGCAAGGGCCAGTTCGCCGGCAAGGGCTTCGCGGACTGTCTCGCCCAGGCAGTACGCCTCGGCTGGACTCCCGGCCACCCCGGCTTCAACCGCAACCCCCTCGATCTCACCGACGAGGCCGCGGCAGCCGGTCGGCCGGTCGCCGAGCACATCGTCGACGAGCTGAAGGCGGGGCGGCTGCGGTTCGCCGTCGAGGACCCCGACGACCCGGCCAACTTTCCGCGTGTCCTGACCGTGTGGCGGGCCAACCTGCTCGGCTCCTCCGGCAAGGGCAACGAGTACTTCCTGCGGCACCTGCTGGGCACAGACGCGGCAGTCCGCTCCGAGGAGACCCCGCCAGAGGGACGCCCGAAGGAGGTGGTGTGGCGGGAAGAGGCGCCCGAGGGCAAGCTGGATCTGCTGGTCACCATGGACTTCCGGATGACCTCCACCGGCCTGCTCTCCGACGTGGTCCTGCCCGCGGCGACCTGGTACGAGAAGGACGACCTGTCCAGCACGGACATGCACCCCTTCGTGCACGCCTTCACCCCGGCCATCGCCCCACCCTGGCAGGCCCGCACCGACTACGACACGTTCCTGACCATCGCCGACAGGTTCAGCGAACTCGCCGCCGAGCACCTCGGCACCCGCACCGACGTCCTCGCCGTGCCGCTGCTGCACGACACCCCCGACGAACTCGCCCAGCCCGGAGGAGTCGTACGGGACTGGAAGAGCGGCGAGTGCGAGCCGATCCCAGGCAAAACCATGCCGAAGCTGGTCGTCATCGAACGGGACTACACAGCCGTCGCCGAGAAGATGCGGGCCGTCGGACCGCTGCTGGACACCCTGGGCACCACCACCAAGGGCATCACCGTCCACCCGGACCAGGAGATCGACGAGCTGCGGCGCCGCAACGGCACCGTCAGGGAGGGGATAGCCGCCGGGCGGCCCTCCCTGGCCACCGCCTCCGACATGTGCGAGGCGATCCTCGCCCTGTCCGGCACCACCAACGGGCGCCTGGCCACCGAGGGGTTCCGCGAGATGGAGCGGCAGACCGGCAGCGAGGGTCTGGTGGCACTGGCCTCCGAGCGCGAGGCGGAACGGATCACCTTCGCCGATACCCGCACCCAGCCCCGTTCCGTGATCACCTCCTACGAGTGGTCGGGGTCGGAGACCGGCGGGCGCCGCTACTCCCCCTTCGTCATCAACACCGAGCACAAGAAGCCCTGGCACACCCTCACCGGCCGTCAGCACTTCTTCGTCCAGCACGACTGGATGACCGAGCTCGGCGAGCAACTACCCGTCTACCGGCCTCCGTTGAACACCCCTCGGCACTACGGGGACGAGCAGCTGCACGAGAGCGGCCGGGCGGAGGTCACCGTCCGCTATCTGACCCCGCACTCGAAGTGGTCCATCCACTCGAACTACCAGGACAACAAGTACATGCTCGACCTGTCCCGGGGCGGCCCGGTGATCTGGATGTCCACCGCCGACGCCGAGAAGATCGGCGTGAAGGACAACGAGTGGATCGAGGCGTACAACCGCAACGGCGTCGTCGCCGCCCGCGCCGTGGTCACCCATCGCATGCCCGAGGGCACGGTGTACATGTACCACGCCCAGGACCGCAACGTGAACGTCCCGAAGACCGAGGTCAGCGGCAAGCGCGGCGGCATCCACAACTCCCTGACACGGCTGCTGCTCAAGCCCACCCACCTCGCGGGCGGCTACGCCCAGTTCACCTACGCCTTCAACTACTACGGCCCGACCGGCAACCAGCGCGACGAGGTCACCGTCATCCGCCGCCGCAGCCAGCAAGTGGAGTACTGA
- a CDS encoding DUF2249 domain-containing protein, whose protein sequence is MSVLTLASDPQDATALQGAEAHHARLAGELAGRVKMLLTAMERDPSTAEKIHAGLVAFCDRSLLPHAVAEEAALYPVAHGMPEARLLIESLIGEHRCLTALVDALRTAPSPAGAAADARALQVLFEEHVAKENGLVLPLLAMTPDIHLAELLADMHHRLADDTPAKGACETQDTEEGQDVQEEPIEESGGCGGVCGCGGAQETAEPELDVREVPHTLRHATVFGALDAIPAGTAMVLVAPHDPLPLLAQIEQRSPGVFSVEYLERGPEAWRLRLSHS, encoded by the coding sequence ATGAGCGTGCTCACCCTCGCCTCGGACCCCCAGGACGCCACGGCCCTTCAAGGCGCCGAGGCACACCACGCCCGCCTGGCCGGGGAGCTGGCCGGACGGGTGAAGATGCTGCTCACCGCCATGGAGCGCGACCCGAGCACAGCCGAGAAGATCCACGCCGGACTCGTGGCCTTCTGCGACCGCTCGCTGCTGCCGCACGCCGTAGCCGAGGAAGCCGCGCTCTACCCCGTAGCCCACGGCATGCCCGAGGCCCGCCTGCTCATCGAGAGCCTGATCGGCGAACACCGCTGCCTCACCGCGCTCGTCGACGCCCTGCGCACCGCGCCCAGCCCCGCGGGCGCGGCGGCCGACGCGCGGGCTCTGCAGGTGCTCTTCGAGGAACACGTGGCCAAGGAGAACGGCCTCGTGCTGCCGCTGCTCGCCATGACGCCCGACATCCATCTGGCGGAACTGCTCGCGGACATGCACCACCGGCTCGCCGACGACACGCCCGCCAAGGGCGCCTGCGAAACCCAGGACACCGAGGAAGGACAGGACGTGCAGGAAGAACCGATCGAGGAGAGCGGCGGCTGCGGCGGGGTATGCGGCTGCGGCGGTGCGCAGGAGACGGCCGAGCCGGAGCTGGATGTGCGGGAGGTTCCGCATACGCTGCGCCATGCCACGGTCTTCGGCGCGCTGGACGCCATCCCCGCCGGCACAGCGATGGTGCTGGTCGCCCCGCACGACCCACTGCCGCTGCTCGCGCAGATCGAACAGCGCAGCCCCGGGGTCTTCTCGGTCGAGTACCTGGAACGCGGCCCGGAAGCCTGGCGGCTTCGGCTCAGCCACAGCTGA
- a CDS encoding TIGR04053 family radical SAM/SPASM domain-containing protein translates to MSAAAHAIRRQRHDAADRPFIVIWESTRACPLACRHCRAEAVPDRDPRELDTAAAKDLLDQVAAFGQPAPLFVITGGDPFQRPDLIELIAYGGEIGVRVAVSPSGTPTLTEERLRAVHAAGATGLSLSLDGSTAELHDDFRGVPGVFRWTLDAWDTARARGMKVQINTTVARHNLHDLPDIVRLVAEHGAMLWSAFFLVPTGRGRTLGALTADEVEDVLNFVYDVGLTVPAKTTEAHHFRRVALQRQVLADVGDDHVAVLGLGRLYQELRERAAALGLDAATRRVRRPPLDVNAGRGFVFVSHTGTVHPSGFLPLSAGSVRKTPLTSIYRTSPLFTGLRAADMLGGRCGQCEFRRVCGGSRSRAYGVTGDPFAEEPWCGYVPGSFPHQRELAALLSRGGGAEPPVRRGPTAAEGGKEHRVQQ, encoded by the coding sequence ATGAGCGCCGCCGCCCACGCCATCCGCCGCCAGCGGCACGACGCGGCCGACCGGCCCTTCATCGTCATCTGGGAGTCCACCCGCGCCTGCCCGCTGGCTTGCCGTCACTGCCGCGCCGAGGCCGTGCCCGACCGCGACCCGCGGGAGCTGGACACCGCCGCCGCCAAGGACCTGTTGGACCAGGTGGCCGCTTTCGGGCAGCCCGCCCCGCTGTTCGTGATCACGGGCGGTGACCCGTTCCAGCGCCCCGACCTGATCGAACTCATCGCTTACGGCGGGGAGATCGGGGTCCGGGTGGCCGTGTCCCCCTCCGGTACGCCGACGCTCACCGAGGAGCGGCTGCGGGCCGTGCACGCCGCCGGCGCGACCGGCCTCTCGCTCAGCCTGGACGGCTCCACCGCCGAACTCCACGACGACTTCCGCGGCGTGCCCGGGGTGTTTCGCTGGACCCTGGACGCCTGGGACACCGCCCGCGCCCGGGGGATGAAGGTGCAGATCAACACCACGGTCGCCCGGCACAACCTGCACGACCTCCCCGACATCGTCCGCCTCGTCGCCGAGCACGGCGCGATGCTGTGGAGCGCGTTCTTCCTGGTCCCCACCGGCCGCGGCCGCACCCTCGGCGCACTGACCGCCGACGAGGTCGAGGACGTCCTCAACTTCGTCTACGACGTGGGCCTGACCGTCCCCGCCAAGACCACAGAGGCCCACCACTTCCGCCGCGTCGCCCTGCAACGCCAGGTCCTCGCCGACGTCGGCGACGACCATGTGGCGGTGCTCGGACTCGGGCGGCTCTACCAGGAGTTGCGCGAGCGGGCCGCCGCCCTGGGCCTGGATGCCGCCACGCGCCGGGTACGGCGACCGCCGCTGGACGTCAACGCGGGCCGCGGCTTCGTCTTCGTCTCGCACACCGGCACCGTGCATCCCAGCGGCTTCCTGCCGCTGAGCGCGGGAAGCGTGCGCAAGACTCCGCTGACATCGATCTACCGGACCTCACCGCTGTTCACCGGCCTGCGGGCCGCCGACATGCTGGGCGGCCGCTGCGGGCAGTGCGAGTTCCGCCGCGTGTGCGGCGGCTCGCGCTCCCGCGCCTACGGCGTCACCGGCGACCCGTTCGCCGAGGAGCCATGGTGCGGTTACGTCCCCGGTTCCTTCCCGCACCAGCGGGAACTGGCCGCGCTGCTGTCCCGCGGCGGGGGCGCGGAACCGCCGGTTCGTCGAGGTCCGACCGCCGCCGAGGGTGGCAAGGAGCACCGTGTACAGCAATAA
- a CDS encoding multicopper oxidase domain-containing protein, whose amino-acid sequence MYSNNDDPAVGGGSPPSRFKASGLRSRHLAAHVLVAAWVVLALLAASAQQTLPVARWLAIHLFLLGAATTAIVVWSEHFAVAMLHAPLPDRRWNNARLAGVNTGTLGVLTGVWADLPVLTGAGCALLVTAATAHLVVLVRMGRGALGGRLAPIADYYRAAAAALIVGAVLGWLLATGNVGPQQYTGLKLAHVHVTLLGWIGLPVLGTLFMLWPTVLGVRMAERTTRLARRVLALTGGGLLTAVAGLAAGLRVPAVFGVALYAVGVAVAVQLFARTVRRRPAISAAAAWMLAAAAGWLLVGVVVDLALLAARPLAAVRDDIGSLVPVLLVGLVAQVLIGALTYLLPIVLASGPKERAALRAVLERGWMPRLATLNLGVALLALPLPSPSGTAGILLAGAAGAVFLALAVRVLVRSARGVLQDTEKAGAARRPVLWGTAAGAVLIVLAVLVANSGGNTDGPPLAAGTAGAGAGTGTTRTVSVTLFDMRIHPAWIEVTAGTALKLKVTNTDAQRHDLKVEDGPTTPMLAKGHTRTLDLGPVTKNREAWCTLPGHRAAGMTMDIVVTGSTDDAGAHEGHSMTATTDGGLDLSADFSTGWQPRDADLAPAPGGTVHKIELHAGHTQIEVAPGVRQQMWTFGGTAPGPTLHGKVGDVFEVTLVNDDTAMGHGIDFHAGSLAPDQPMRTIQPGKRLVYRFRADKAGAWLYHCSTAPMLQHMGNGMYGAVIIDPPGLAKADHEYVLVSSELYLGTPGSTAQVTKMRQNTPDAWVFNGVANQYTQRPLTVRDGERARFWVVAAGPSDGIAFHIVGTVFDTVYKEGGYLLKPHQAGGSQVLDLATGQGGFVETTFPAAGHYAFVDHDMRHAEAGAHGMVEVSG is encoded by the coding sequence GTGTACAGCAATAACGATGACCCGGCCGTGGGCGGTGGCAGCCCGCCCAGCAGGTTCAAGGCGTCCGGCCTGCGCAGCCGCCATCTGGCCGCCCATGTCCTGGTGGCGGCCTGGGTGGTGCTCGCGCTGCTGGCGGCGAGCGCCCAGCAGACACTGCCGGTTGCCCGCTGGCTGGCCATCCACCTGTTCCTGCTCGGCGCCGCCACCACCGCCATCGTGGTGTGGAGCGAGCACTTCGCCGTCGCCATGCTCCACGCCCCGCTGCCCGACCGGCGGTGGAACAACGCTCGGCTGGCCGGTGTCAACACCGGGACCCTGGGCGTCCTCACCGGCGTGTGGGCCGACCTGCCCGTCCTGACCGGTGCCGGGTGCGCGCTGCTGGTCACCGCGGCCACCGCACACCTGGTGGTGCTGGTTCGCATGGGCCGGGGCGCGCTGGGCGGACGGCTCGCCCCGATCGCGGACTACTACCGGGCCGCCGCGGCGGCACTGATCGTCGGCGCGGTCCTGGGCTGGCTGCTGGCCACCGGCAACGTCGGCCCGCAGCAGTACACCGGCCTGAAGCTGGCCCACGTGCACGTCACGCTCCTCGGCTGGATCGGGCTGCCCGTGCTGGGCACGCTGTTCATGCTGTGGCCCACCGTGCTGGGCGTGCGCATGGCCGAGCGCACCACCCGGCTTGCACGCCGGGTGCTGGCACTGACCGGGGGCGGCCTGCTGACCGCCGTTGCCGGACTGGCGGCCGGCCTTCGCGTCCCCGCCGTATTCGGCGTTGCCCTCTACGCGGTCGGCGTCGCCGTCGCGGTGCAGCTGTTCGCCCGTACGGTGCGCAGGCGGCCCGCGATCTCGGCGGCAGCCGCGTGGATGCTGGCAGCCGCTGCGGGATGGCTGCTCGTCGGCGTGGTCGTGGACCTGGCACTCCTGGCCGCGCGGCCGCTCGCCGCGGTACGGGACGACATCGGGTCCCTGGTCCCGGTGCTGCTCGTCGGGCTCGTCGCACAGGTCCTCATCGGGGCCCTCACCTACCTGCTGCCCATCGTGCTCGCCAGTGGCCCCAAGGAACGGGCCGCACTGCGGGCGGTGCTCGAGCGGGGCTGGATGCCGCGCCTCGCCACGCTCAATCTCGGCGTGGCGCTGCTCGCGCTTCCGCTTCCCAGCCCATCCGGTACGGCGGGCATCCTGCTGGCTGGAGCGGCCGGGGCCGTGTTCCTCGCCCTGGCGGTTCGCGTGCTGGTCCGCAGCGCACGGGGTGTCCTCCAAGATACGGAGAAGGCGGGTGCAGCGCGGCGCCCCGTCCTGTGGGGCACCGCCGCAGGAGCCGTACTGATCGTGCTGGCCGTGCTCGTGGCGAACAGCGGCGGGAACACCGACGGCCCTCCCCTCGCCGCCGGGACGGCAGGCGCAGGCGCAGGCACCGGCACCACCCGCACGGTCTCCGTCACCCTGTTCGACATGCGCATCCACCCGGCCTGGATCGAGGTCACCGCGGGCACCGCCCTGAAGCTGAAGGTCACCAACACCGACGCCCAGCGCCACGACCTCAAGGTCGAGGACGGCCCCACCACCCCGATGCTCGCCAAGGGCCACACCCGCACACTCGACCTCGGACCCGTCACCAAGAACCGCGAGGCGTGGTGCACTCTGCCGGGCCACCGGGCGGCCGGGATGACGATGGACATCGTCGTCACGGGCTCCACCGACGATGCCGGCGCGCACGAGGGCCACTCCATGACCGCCACCACCGACGGCGGCCTGGACCTCTCCGCCGACTTCTCCACCGGATGGCAGCCACGCGACGCCGACCTGGCCCCCGCGCCCGGCGGAACCGTCCACAAGATCGAACTGCACGCCGGGCACACCCAGATCGAAGTCGCCCCGGGTGTAAGGCAGCAGATGTGGACCTTCGGCGGCACCGCACCCGGCCCCACCCTGCACGGCAAGGTCGGCGACGTCTTCGAGGTCACCCTCGTCAACGACGACACCGCCATGGGCCACGGCATCGACTTCCACGCCGGCTCCCTCGCCCCCGACCAGCCCATGCGCACCATCCAGCCCGGCAAACGGCTGGTCTACCGCTTCCGCGCCGACAAGGCCGGGGCATGGTTGTACCACTGCAGCACCGCACCCATGCTCCAGCACATGGGCAATGGCATGTACGGCGCAGTGATCATCGACCCGCCCGGCCTGGCCAAGGCCGATCACGAGTACGTGCTGGTCTCCTCCGAGCTCTACCTCGGTACACCGGGCAGCACCGCCCAGGTGACGAAGATGCGCCAGAACACCCCGGACGCCTGGGTGTTCAACGGCGTCGCCAACCAGTACACCCAGCGGCCCCTGACGGTGAGGGACGGCGAGCGGGCCCGCTTCTGGGTCGTCGCAGCCGGCCCCAGCGACGGCATCGCCTTCCACATCGTCGGAACCGTCTTCGACACCGTGTACAAGGAGGGCGGCTACCTGCTCAAGCCCCATCAGGCGGGGGGATCGCAGGTGCTGGACCTGGCTACAGGCCAGGGCGGGTTCGTCGAGACGACGTTCCCGGCGGCCGGCCACTACGCGTTCGTCGACCACGACATGCGCCATGCCGAGGCCGGCGCGCACGGCATGGTGGAGGTGAGCGGCTGA
- a CDS encoding Acg family FMN-binding oxidoreductase, which produces MRTRSRLDAATVESLLAAAVAAPSIHNTQPWRFRLDPDHQVLEVHSTPERTLPLADPMHRAQYLSVGAAVLNLRLAAVHQGRRPEVRLLPDPRRPGLLATVRLAEPLGADDQWADPGLYEAIARRHTSRKPFTGRPVPEPIVAEMTAAAHAAGARLHVPDIAGTRRLLRLTAAAEARNHAHPDRTAETLSWINAPGANAPYGMPVAALGPPDAAGRMPMRDFTAALPTLRLPALWFERHVQLALLWTGHDRREDWLRAGQALQYVLLTATARGLRTSLLHQVMEWPDLRAATALPQHKRCHPQLLIRFGYGPDGARTPRAPAHSAARPAAPPAADTQTS; this is translated from the coding sequence ATGCGCACCCGATCCCGGCTGGACGCCGCCACCGTGGAGTCGCTCCTGGCGGCGGCCGTGGCGGCCCCGTCGATCCACAACACCCAGCCCTGGCGCTTCCGCCTGGACCCCGACCACCAGGTACTGGAGGTGCACTCGACGCCGGAGCGCACCTTGCCGCTGGCCGACCCGATGCACCGCGCCCAGTACCTGTCCGTGGGCGCGGCGGTCCTCAATCTCCGGCTCGCCGCCGTCCACCAGGGCCGGCGACCAGAGGTGAGACTGCTGCCGGATCCACGCCGACCAGGGCTGCTGGCCACCGTACGACTGGCTGAACCACTCGGCGCAGACGACCAATGGGCGGACCCCGGGCTCTACGAGGCGATCGCGCGGCGGCACACCAGCCGGAAGCCGTTCACCGGCCGACCCGTGCCCGAGCCGATCGTGGCGGAGATGACGGCAGCCGCGCATGCCGCGGGAGCGCGGCTGCACGTGCCGGACATCGCCGGAACTCGGCGGCTGCTGCGTCTGACTGCGGCGGCCGAGGCACGCAATCACGCCCACCCGGACCGCACCGCCGAAACCCTCTCCTGGATCAACGCCCCAGGAGCAAATGCCCCCTACGGCATGCCCGTCGCCGCCCTCGGCCCGCCCGACGCGGCAGGTCGGATGCCGATGCGGGACTTCACGGCCGCGCTCCCCACTCTCCGCCTGCCCGCCCTGTGGTTCGAACGCCACGTTCAACTGGCCTTGCTGTGGACGGGTCACGACCGGCGTGAGGACTGGCTGCGGGCGGGCCAGGCCCTGCAGTACGTCCTGCTGACGGCGACCGCACGAGGGCTGCGCACCTCGCTCCTGCACCAGGTCATGGAATGGCCCGACCTGCGGGCTGCGACAGCGCTCCCGCAGCACAAGCGGTGCCATCCGCAGCTACTGATCCGCTTCGGCTACGGCCCCGACGGCGCCCGCACGCCGCGCGCGCCCGCACACTCCGCGGCCCGCCCCGCGGCACCACCCGCAGCCGATACGCAGACGAGCTGA
- a CDS encoding ArsR/SmtB family transcription factor yields MSTPLYQLKAEFFKTLGHPVRIRVLELLSEREHAVAEMLPEVGVEPAHLSQQLAVLRRANLVVTRREGSTVYYSLTSPQVAELLRVARTILSGVLAGQAELLADLQAVRTQAEKQS; encoded by the coding sequence ATGAGTACGCCGCTGTATCAACTGAAGGCCGAGTTCTTCAAGACGCTGGGGCATCCCGTGCGGATCCGGGTCCTTGAGCTGTTGAGCGAGCGTGAGCACGCGGTGGCGGAGATGCTGCCGGAGGTGGGGGTCGAGCCGGCCCACCTGTCGCAGCAGCTCGCGGTGCTGCGCCGGGCGAACCTGGTGGTGACCCGGAGGGAAGGTTCGACCGTGTACTACTCGCTGACCAGCCCGCAGGTCGCCGAGCTGCTGAGGGTCGCGCGCACCATCCTGTCCGGCGTACTCGCCGGACAGGCCGAGCTGCTCGCCGACCTGCAGGCCGTCCGGACTCAGGCTGAAAAGCAGTCGTAA
- a CDS encoding STAS domain-containing protein — translation MTIEWRYTVERERCILSVSGYLGPDAARRFAGAIGWVVGRGSGPVIVDLTELRGWSTEGQLAITEAARRLTEAGRHLELVAIPADGSLVPCGDCPTVPVHADLAGALAAHRTLHGEPPEGRHEWRTTGWPTGDDASEWTRRR, via the coding sequence ATGACCATCGAGTGGCGCTATACCGTCGAGCGGGAACGCTGCATCCTGTCCGTCTCCGGATACCTGGGCCCGGACGCCGCTCGCCGCTTCGCCGGTGCCATCGGCTGGGTGGTGGGACGCGGCAGCGGTCCGGTCATCGTCGACCTGACCGAGCTGCGCGGCTGGTCGACCGAGGGGCAGCTCGCCATCACCGAGGCCGCGCGGCGTCTCACCGAAGCGGGCCGCCACCTGGAACTGGTCGCGATCCCCGCCGACGGGTCCCTCGTTCCCTGTGGGGACTGTCCGACTGTCCCCGTGCACGCGGACCTGGCCGGCGCGCTCGCGGCACACCGCACACTGCACGGCGAGCCGCCGGAGGGCCGCCATGAGTGGCGGACGACTGGGTGGCCGACCGGAGACGACGCGAGCGAATGGACCCGGCGCAGATGA
- a CDS encoding ATP-binding protein: protein MSTRLETLPHRHVLTLAAIPSAVRTARQTAEQALVQWGINPRHPTVDPALLILSELVTNSVRHAAALSPQVTVIYAAGADCLAFAVHDRHPYQPTLYATVTDTGTGGLATVMELTLGLGGTAVVRGDADGKGKSIWITLPL, encoded by the coding sequence ATGAGCACCCGGCTCGAAACCCTTCCCCACCGCCACGTGCTGACGCTGGCGGCAATCCCGTCAGCGGTTCGGACGGCCCGGCAGACCGCCGAGCAGGCCCTGGTCCAATGGGGCATAAACCCGCGCCATCCCACCGTGGATCCAGCCCTGCTGATCCTCAGCGAGCTGGTCACCAACAGCGTCCGGCACGCCGCGGCCCTCTCCCCACAGGTGACGGTCATCTACGCGGCGGGCGCGGACTGTCTGGCCTTCGCCGTGCACGACCGGCACCCCTACCAGCCGACGCTGTACGCGACGGTCACCGACACCGGGACCGGCGGCCTGGCCACCGTCATGGAGCTCACGCTCGGCCTGGGCGGCACCGCGGTGGTCCGGGGCGACGCCGACGGCAAGGGCAAAAGCATCTGGATCACCCTTCCACTCTGA